The Victivallis sp. Marseille-Q1083 DNA window GGCCGGCCGCGTTCCAACCGCAGATGTTCCCGGCGCAATGCCGACTTCCCGGCGGCCTCCTCCACTGCTTCCAGCGCCTGCAGCCGTTCCGCCAGGCGGGCGAGCGCCAGCTGCCGGTTGCGCAGTTGCGAGCGCTCTTCCCTGGCGACGGCGACGATTCCGGTCGGCAAATGGGTTACCCGCACGGCGGAATCGGTCCGGTTGACATGCTGTCCGCCCGGCCCGGAAGCCCGGAACGTATCAATCTTCACCGCCGCAAGATCGAATTCGACGGCGGAATCGCCCTCACGGCAGGAAACTTTGACAAACCAGTTTTTGCGGGAATGTTCCGGCCGGAGCGTGCTTTTCCAGATCCACTGGACGGTTCCTTCCCAGGCGCGCCGAAACGCATCGAGGTTGGCGCCTTCCAATTGAAAAGCCACCGACGGCAACGCCGCCGCCGATCCGAATTCTTCGGTCAAACTCAGGCAGGTCAATCCGCAACGCAACGCATCCCGGCCAATCAATTCCGCCAGCAGAACGACAAATTTCCGACATTCCGCCGGCCCCTGACCGGCACTGATCTGCAAAATCATCCGTTTCATCCTCCATCTCCTCACGGTTTGCAATTCAGCACCGGACGCAGGGCGGCGACAACGTCGATCAGGCCGAATGCCGTCAAATCTTCGATCACCCGGTCGATGTTCTTATACGCTTCCGGCGCCTCTTCGTAAAGCAGCTCCCGGTCCGGACAGACCACCCGGGAACCGATTCCGGTCTTCAGCAGCGCCTGGTGTTCATATCTGGCCTTGAGCCGGGCCCGGGCGTGCTGGCGCGTCCATTTGCGGCCGGCGCCGTGCGCCAGTGAAAACAGATGGGTCTCCGGCGCCGCCTTCGGCATGACCAGGAAGCTGTGCGCGCCCCGCGAACCGGCAATCAGGACCGGTTCTCCGGGACGCACTTCGGCCGCGCCCTTGCGGTGAAGCCACCGGTCCGGCCCGCATTCGGTGATGCTGTTGTGCGTATTGTCCAGAATCTCGCGCCCTCCGCAGCCCAGCAAAGCCAGAAAGACAGCCGCCAGCAACCGCCGGTTGAACGAGGCCCACAGCCGCAGCCGGTCATGTGCTTCGAGATAAGCCCGGCCGGCCGGCGAAGCGGCTTCCACGCCGCCGTCGCCATGGACGGCGGCAAATTCCGTCCATAACGTCTCACCGTAACCGCGCGACCCGGCGTGAACCAGCAGCAGCAAGCCGTTGTCCGGCAGATTCAGTGCTTTCCATCGTACGGCATCGCGGATGTCGTCGACAGCCAACAATTCCACAAAATGGTTGCCATGGCCGATCGTCCCCAGCAGATGGCGCGGGTCGGGAACGGAAGACTCCCGGTTTCGCAACAATTCGCCGGCAGTCTGGCGCAATTTCGCCTCCGGCTCGTCGGTCAACGAGCGGATCAGGCGGTCGATCTTCAGCTTACGCGGTGGTAAATCCAGCGCCCAAAGGGTCATGCCGCAACCGATGTCGCCGCCGATCAGTGCCGGCACAATCCGTTTCTCGAACAGAAAGGCGGCGCCGACCGGCACGCCGCGTCCGGGATGAAGATCGGGAAACGCCGCGCCGGCAAGAAGGTTCGGGAAACGCATGATTCGCCTGAACTGTTCCACGGCATCGCCTTCGAGCCAGATTTTGTCGGAACAGAACAGACGGAAAGGTTCGGAAATATCCAAAATAACTCTCTCCTGAAAGAAGGTTCAAATACCACGATCCGTCCGAAGAGAATAAGAAGCAATGCGGCATCACTGCCGTCTGGAAGGCCGCTTATTTCTTCAGCGGATAAAAGTGAAAACCCGGTTGGATTGAAGAACAGACATCGCACACCTCCCGTATTGATATTGCAGACTGAGTTTCAATTCTCTTTTATACTATTGACCCGCAAATATTTTTTGCAATCCTCGTGTTTTATAAAATCGCCAAAATTTCCGCCGCGCGGCCGCAGCTCACCGGTGACAGGAAGTTGCCATCATCAGCATCGCGCCGGACGCATCGCTGCCGGCCACCAGTTTCCGGACCGACCGCAAACAGCTTGTTGAAGACTGTGTTTCCACCCGGCCGTTTGAAGAGGGAACCGAATTGCAGGAGTTCCGCTGCCGCGCAAGCGGTAATAACCGCCGTCCGGGAACAGGATGACGCGATCAGTGCGCTAACCTGAATGTTGCATGAAACTTTCGAATCGTCGAGAAATGTTCAGAAGATTCGGAAGTTTTTATTTTCAGAGTCGGATATTGTCGTTTTTTTGCAAATTGAGCATATTCCCCCTTTCCCCCGTTGTTGTTCGGCGAGCCGGGGACAGCTCTCCAAGGTTTTATTCCCAAGCGATGATTTTCGCAGCGATCAAGCGGAGGAGTTCCTGATTTGGACAAGCACTTGAAAGAGCAACATAAATTTTTCTGGTATTCCGCCGAATAATGGCACCGATTTTCACCAGGTATAAGCGAATGCTGCCGCAGGTAGCCTCGGCAAATTGAGTTCCTGTCAACAACAATGCCCGAAACCGTTCCATGAGAATATAAGCCAAACTTGAAAGCAGAAGCCGGAATTGATTTGCCGCAAAGTCATGGCAGCTCGTCCGATCAGCGAAAAGATCCAGCTGCTGTTCCTTGATCCTGTTTTCCATCTCACCTCGGGCGCAATAGACTTTTTCATAAAGATATTGTCCATCATCATCAAGATTGGTGACGATAAAACGATTATTCGGTCCGGGGGAGTTGAATTCCGCTTTGGCAATCACCCGGCGCGGGTATTTCCAAGTTCCTGCCGCATATTCGAACTGAGTAAACAGTTTTGCTTTTTCATGTGTTTCGTTGTAAAGTGCTTCCGCTTTCACTTGAAGATCTTTTGATAATTCCAGCAAACGTGGATTTTTCGCCAATCCGACAATATATTTGACCTCATTCTTATCACACCAGTTCAGCATTTTCTGCCGGCAAAAGCCACTGTCTCCCCGGAAAATAATCTTAACCTTCGGCCATTTCTGCCGAAAGCGCTTTACCAGTAGCGAGAGAATCGCCCAAGCATGCTTGGCCGCATCAATTTTTGATGGACGCAAATAAGCCACAAGCAATTGATCCCCGCAGAAAACATACAACGGCAAAAAGCAATAGTGGTCATAATAGCCATGAAAAAAGCGATTTTCCTGCATCCCGTAAGTGAGGTCATCGGTAGCATCGAAATCAAGAATCAATTCTCGAGGCGGCGTGGAGAAACTTTCGATAAAGAATTCGACAAACAATCGGCTCAAATCTACGCAAGCACGACGATCGATTCCATTTTCGAATCGACATAAAGTGCTTGGAGTGGCGAGTTGACGATCACGACCGGCAACAGTTTGAATCAGCGGATCAGTTCGCAATTCATGATGGTCATTGAGATCTTCATGGCCGGCAACCAAACCAAAAACTCGTTGACGAAGCATGCTCAGATAGGAATGTTCAACTTTTCCGGGCTGTCGAATATCAAAAGAATCCAGCAGTTTACCGGCGCGCCGGGTCAAACCGAGTTTGCGGTCGAATTCTTTCACGAAAAGCAACCCGCCGTCACTGCTGATATCTCCACCGGCGAAATTGAATTCAATTTTTCTGCTTTTCGGACCTTGAAAGACCGGAATCGAAACATTACATTTTGTCATTGGCAGACCTCGGCGTTATATTGTGATGTAAGATATTACAATATAATACGTTAGTCGAGAATCTGCCTCTTTGTTTTTGAAAATTTACGCAATATTCAGGCTAACCGGCTCGCGCCAAAGTCCGCGCCTGAAAATCGAACGGATAGTTCAGCAGCCGAATGTTTCCGGGCATATTTCCGAATCCCGGCCAGCCAAGTAGTATTGCCACCTTCAGAATCGCGCACCGGGCAACGGAGAAAAATTCACCGGCAAGCGTCCCGGCTTCAATCCGTTTTGCGGGTATCGTTGAGCAGCGCCGGCGACGGCAGCACCAATCCGGAAGTATCGCTGCATTGCTGGAAGACGCGCAAATCGAACACCGGCAGAATGGCCAGCAGATGATCGAAAATATCCGCCTGCACCTTTTCATGCTCCACCCAGCGCACATCGCTGGTGAAACAGTAAATTTCCAGCGGTAACCCGGTCGCGCCGGGCTGCAGTTGCCGGACCAGCAGCATCATATCCTGATTGATGTTGGCATTGCTGCGCAAGTAATGCTCCACATAGGCGCGAAACGTTCCGAGGTTGGTCACCCGGCGCTCATTGATCGGTTTGGCCCCCTGTTTCTCCAAATCGGCATTCCATTCCGCCAACTCCCGCCGCTTGCGTTCCAGATAATCGTCAAGCAGCACGAACTCCTCCAGGCGTTTGATCTCGGCGTCATCCAGGAAACGGACGCTGCGCTGGTCCAGATAGAGCGACCGCTTGATCCGCCGGCCGCCCGACTCGAACATGCCGCGCCAGTTTTTGAAGGCATCGGTGATCAGCTTGCGGATCGGCAGCGTCGTGATGGTTTTGTCCCAATTCTGCACCTTGACCGTATGCAAGGCGATTTCAATGACGTACCCGTCGGCATCCTGGCTCGGCATCTCAATCCAGTCGCCGATCCGGACCATGTCGTTGGACCCGATCTGCATACTGGCCACCACCGACAGAAGGGTATCCTGAAACACCAGCATCAACACCGCGGCCATCGCCCCCAGCCCGGAGAGCAGAATCAACGGATTACGGTTGATCAAAGTCGCGACGACCAGAATCAGCGCCACCGCGAAAATAAAGATCTTCAAGAGCTGCAGATAGCCTTTGATCGGTTTGTTGGAGGCGTCCGGCCGGCGGCGGTAAACGATATCGATCCAATCGAGGAGCTTCGCCGCCGCCAGAGCCGAAGTGAGGATGATAAAGGCGCTGCAGACATTGCGGATCACCGCCGCCAGCACTTCGTGAATATCAGGAATGGTCACCACGCCGACGGCCAGCACCACCGCCGGTACGATATTGGCCAGCCGCGAGACAATCGCCAACTGCACTGCGTTGTCCTCGCTGTTGGCCGAAGGGCGCGAATGCAGCAGTTTGTGCAGACCGCGCAGCAGAATACATTTGGTAAGCCAGTTCACCGCGATCGCCACCAGAATCAAAAAAATCGCCGCCAGCGTGCTGTAAGCCCAGGGATAGGGCGACAGAACATTCTGCAAATCCTCCAACCATGTCTGCATCAATGCTATCCTTTCCGAAAACGATCGCATGCGACCGTCTCTCCGCTATTTTTTCAAGTTATCCGCCGGGTTACCGACGTCGGCACAATATCGCAATAAGATAACCGAAAAAAAGCCGGATGCAAGCCCATTATCCGGCCGGGCTTCCGCTTCGCGGCAAAAAAAATACGCCCGACCTCTCCAAGCCGGGCGTACTCTCCTCTGCATCCTCTTCATTTCATAGTATAGCAAATTTTTTAAGAAAAGTCAACAGGCAATAAACAAAACATGTTTATTTTCTTTATAAAAATAGTATTTTCTAAATCCAATCCGGAAAGATCAGGGTTCCCGTGTCAACTTCACCTGTACTTTCGGCGGATAAATGCTGACGATGCTGCAATCCGGCGCATTGTTCAAATAGCAGGCGACATCCAGCGTATACGTCCCCGGGTCGGAGAGATTGTTGAGGTCGATATAAGGCCGGATCACCTCCGGCTTCAAACTGCCGATCAGTCCTTTCGGGCCGTTCAGCGTCACTTCCACCGACGGCGCCGTCAGCAACTCCACCTTCATCTTCGCTTCACTGCCGGATGGATAGAGCACCCGCAGCGGAATCGACTTGAACACCCGGTTGGTGAAGAGCTTGACGATTTCCACCTCGGCCGAAATCTTCGTCGGCGAAACATTGACCCCCTCCGGCACCACCGCTTCGGTGGAATATTCAAAACTGTCGATAATCCGCCGGTCCAGCGGGATCGGCTGGGTCGACACGCTGTCAATGTTGTCGACCAGCGATTTCGGCCCGCGGATCCAAACTTCTCCCGGCATGAATTTCACCTGCCCGACCGAGTAATCTTTTTCCAGATAGTCCTGGGAATCGAAACGGGCCACCACCGGCACCTTGCGCGATTCCAGCGGCTCCAGGTTGACGACGATATCCTTCGGATCGATGCCGACCACGCTGGTGCCGAACGGCGCCTTGACGTTGTCCGGCGTCAGGCGGATGACATAGGGAACGCCGGTGTAGTTCGAAGCCAACACCTGCGCCTTGACCTTCAAGGCCGACACATTGACTTCCGCCAACGCTTTTTTGCTGCCCTTGACCGTCACCGTGACCCGCTGCGGCGCCTTGTCCAAGTTGATCAGGCCGGCCGGAATATCCAGCGTCACCGGCACATTGGAAATCTTTTCCTCCGTGCCGATGCGGGTGGCAATGGTGAAATAAAGCAGCAGCGCAAAGGAAAAGGCGATCACTTTGCGAATGAAATCCCGCCGAATGATCTCCGGCACATAGCGCCAGGGTCCGCGGTTGTTGTCACTGTTGTACATCGTCCGAATTCTCCGTACCGGCGGCGGGCGCCTCCAGCTTTTCCTCGTCTTCCATCGAATTGAGCAGATCGGCGAAACTCTCCTTGTTCTGCAGGATCAGCAAATCGTTCAACCGCTTCTGCAAATTGTCCGCGGTGATGTCCCGGTGGATGACGCCGCGGCAGGCGATACTGATGTTGCCGGTCTCCTCGGAAACGACGACGACGACCGCGTCGGTCTCCTCGGTAATGCCGATCGCCGCCCGGTGCCGGGTTCCCATCGTCCGGGAAATATTATCGTCCCGCGACAACGGCAGAATCGCCCGGGCCGCCACGATCCGGTCATTCCGGATGATCACCGCGCCGTCGTGCAGCGGCGAGTTCGGATAAAAGATCGATTCGATGATCAGGGCGTTCAGTTTGATGTCCAGCTTGACCGCATCCTCGACAATGGACCGCATGCCGATCTTCCGTTCGATGACGATAATCGCCCCGGTCCGCCGCCGCGACATATTCAACACCGCGGCAACCAGCTCGGTGATCGTCTCCTTCTTGCGGCTGCGTTTCAAAAAAGCATAACTGCCGACCTGGGCGAAAGCCCGCCGCAGTTCCGGCTGGAAAATGACGATCAGCGCCACCGCCAGCAGCGACCAGACTCCGTTGAGCAGATAGTTGATCACCTCGAATTTCGCCCAGTCGGAAAGAATCGTCAGCAGCAGCAGCACGACGACAATGCCGGCCAGCACATTCGAACCGCGCGTGCCGCGCAGATAATGCAACGTCACATAGATGATGTAAAAAATAATGAATACTTCCAGCGCCGGCCCCAGATAGGCCCAGCCCTGATTGAAGTAATTGCCGATTTCCTCGTATGACATCGCAGTCGCCTTTTATTTCATCCGCATTCCGGAGAATTTTCCCGCCGGTCAGCCGGCCGCATAGGCCGTCATCGCCTCGCGATGCAGTTTCACGGCATGAACCCGCAGAATGTCGCAGTTGCGCTCCATCAGTTTCAGTGAAATGCCCACCGTTCCGATATCCCGCTGCCGCGGATCGCTCTGCCGCAGCAATTCGCCGATGAAACGTTTTCGCGAATGTCCGACCAGCAGCGGGTACCCCAGACTTCCGAACTCCTCCAAACGCCGCAGCAGCGTCAAATTCTGCTCCAGCGTTTTACCGAAACCAATCCCGACATCGAGAATGATCCGCCCCGCCGGCACTCCGGCTTCACGGGCCTGACCGGCCGCCGCCAGCAGAAACGACTTGACCGTTTCGACGACATCGCCGTACTGCAAAAATTGCGGCTGCTGCATGACATCCGGCGTCGCCGGCGAATGCATCAGCACCAATCCGGCCCCGGACGCCGCCGCCAAACCGGCAATTTCCGGCGCATACGCCAGGCCGCTGACATCGTTGATGATATCGCAACCGGCTTCCAATGCCGCCGCCGCCACCGCCGCCTTGCGGGTATCCACGCTGATGATGCAGCCGGGACGCGCCCGGCGCAACGCTTCGACCACCGGCACCACCCGGCGGCACTCCTCGTCGTCGGGGACGGCGGCCGAACCGGGCCGGGTCGATTCCCCGCCGATATCGATCAAATCCGCCCCGTCATCCAACAACGCCAGCGCATGGTCCAGGCCGCGTTTCGGACCGTCAAAACAACCGCCGTCGCTGAAAGAGTCCGGCGTCACGTTGACGATTCCCATCAAAAGCGGCCGATTGCCGCTTTTGACCAGCGAACCGTGAGGAAGCCTCAACTCAATCATTCATTTTCATCCGCCGTCGGCGGTTCCGGCGGCAGCTCCGTTTCCGCCGCCGGCGGCTCCTGTCCGGCGGCCGCCGCATTGTTCCTATTCAATTCCGCCTCAACCTCGACCAGCTTGGCGACTCCGGTAATCCGGTCGCCGTCGTTGAGATTCATGATCCGTACGCCCTTGGCCGCCCGGCCGGTCAGCCGGATTTCATGCACCGGAATCCGCACCAGTTGACCGCGTTCGGTGGTCAGCAGCAGTTCATCGCTGTCGCCGATCTGCAGAGCGGTAACCACCTGCTCGTTCTGCCGCAGCTTGATGCTGACCACGCCTTTGGCGCCGCGGTTCGTCTTGCGGTAAGTGCTGACGAAGCTGCGCTTGCCCATGCCGCCGTCGGACACCACCAGCAACTGCGGACCGCTGCCGAAGGCGATTTCTTCCTCATTGTCTTCCCCCGCCTGCTCGACGGCATCCTCTTCGCCGTCAGCTTCGGCTTCCAATTCATCGATGTGCTCATGGATCACTTCCATGCTGACCAGGTAATCGTCCGCCAGCTTGAACCGCATTCCGGTCACGCCGCGGGCGGTGCGGCCCATCGGACGGATCTGCTCGTCGCACTGCTCGAACCGGCATGCCATCCCCTGCGCGCTGGAGAGGAGCACTTCGTTGCCGTTCTCCGACACATCGGCGGCGATCAGATCGTCGTCCTCTTCGATGACCAGAGCCCGGATGCCGGTGCGCCGCAGATTGCGGAACGCATCCAGCGGCGTCTTCTTGATATAACCGCTCCGGGTGGCCATGACGATGAATTTATTCGGATTGTCGAAATCCTCGCGTTTGACCGTCAACATCGTCTTGATCTTCTCGCCGGGCTCCACTTTGATCATGTTGACGATCGCCTTGCCCTTGGAAATCCGCGAGCCCTCCGGAATTTCATAAACATTGAGCCAGTACATGAAACCTTTGTCGGTGAAGAAGAAGATCAAATCGTGGCTGTCGGCGTTGAACAGATGCTCGACATAATCCTCTTCCTTGGTCTCCATGCCGATGATGCCTTTGCCGCCGCGGTGCTGCGTCTTATAAGTGTCCGCCGGCACCCGTTTGATGTAACCGGTATTCGAAACGGTGATCACGCAACTGTGGCGCGGAATCAGGTCGGCGATGTTCAAATCGCTGTCGTCGCCGACGATTTCGGTCCGGCGCGGCGTGGCATACTTGTCGCGCACCTGGATCAATTCCTCGCGGATTACGCCCAACCGCATCTCCCGGCTGGCCAGCAGCGCTTTGTAATAATCGATGCGCTTGCAGATTTCATCGTATTCATTCTGGACATCTTCCATCGCCAGGGCGGTCAGTTGATGCAACCGCATCTCCAGAATCGCATTGACCTGGATGGTGCTGAAACCGAACCGTTCGCACAACCGGTCGGCCGCTTCCTGTTTGGTGCGCGATTCGCGGATCAGCCGCACCACTTCATCGATGTTGGCGATGGCGATCAGCAAGCCCTGTAAAATATGCGCCCGCGCCTCCGCCTTCTTCAAGTCGAACCGGGTCCGGCGGGTGATCACCTCCAGCCGGTGGTCGAGATAGGCCTGCAGCACCTGCGGCAGGTTCATCACCCGCGGACGGTTGTGGTCGACGACCAGCATCGTGCAGCCGAAAGCCGTCTCCATCTGGGTATGCGCGTACAATTGGTTGAGCACCACCGTCGCCATCGCGCCGCGTTTGATTTCGACGACGATGCGGATGCCGGTCCGCTTGCTCGATTCGTCACGCAGCCCGGAAATGCCGACGATCTTCTTCTCGTTGACCAGCTCGGCGATGCGTTTGACCATCATCTCCTTGTTGACCGCATACGGAATTTCGGTGACGATGATCTGTTCGCGGTTGTCTTTCTCGATGATTTCGGCCCGGGCCCGCATTTTGATGCTGCCGCGGCCGGTCAGATAGAATTGCCGGATCGAATAACGGCCGCGGATGATCGCGCCGGTCGGCAGATCCGGACCGGGCAGATGCTCCATCAAATCATCGACCGTCGCCTTGGGG harbors:
- the gyrA gene encoding DNA gyrase subunit A; this encodes MSELEHKDFPISIEDIMHTAYLQYSLSVNVGRAIPDVRDGLKPVNRRILYAMKQLNLTKSHAYTKSAKVVGEVIGKYHPHGDSSIYDAMVRLAQDFSMREPLIDGQGNFGSIDGDSAAAYRYTECRMERLSEEMLADIDKDTVDMMPTFDESAEEPVVLPARFPQLLVNGTTGIGVGMATSIPPHNLAEVINATIALLDDPKATVDDLMEHLPGPDLPTGAIIRGRYSIRQFYLTGRGSIKMRARAEIIEKDNREQIIVTEIPYAVNKEMMVKRIAELVNEKKIVGISGLRDESSKRTGIRIVVEIKRGAMATVVLNQLYAHTQMETAFGCTMLVVDHNRPRVMNLPQVLQAYLDHRLEVITRRTRFDLKKAEARAHILQGLLIAIANIDEVVRLIRESRTKQEAADRLCERFGFSTIQVNAILEMRLHQLTALAMEDVQNEYDEICKRIDYYKALLASREMRLGVIREELIQVRDKYATPRRTEIVGDDSDLNIADLIPRHSCVITVSNTGYIKRVPADTYKTQHRGGKGIIGMETKEEDYVEHLFNADSHDLIFFFTDKGFMYWLNVYEIPEGSRISKGKAIVNMIKVEPGEKIKTMLTVKREDFDNPNKFIVMATRSGYIKKTPLDAFRNLRRTGIRALVIEEDDDLIAADVSENGNEVLLSSAQGMACRFEQCDEQIRPMGRTARGVTGMRFKLADDYLVSMEVIHEHIDELEAEADGEEDAVEQAGEDNEEEIAFGSGPQLLVVSDGGMGKRSFVSTYRKTNRGAKGVVSIKLRQNEQVVTALQIGDSDELLLTTERGQLVRIPVHEIRLTGRAAKGVRIMNLNDGDRITGVAKLVEVEAELNRNNAAAAGQEPPAAETELPPEPPTADENE
- a CDS encoding mechanosensitive ion channel family protein, giving the protein MQTWLEDLQNVLSPYPWAYSTLAAIFLILVAIAVNWLTKCILLRGLHKLLHSRPSANSEDNAVQLAIVSRLANIVPAVVLAVGVVTIPDIHEVLAAVIRNVCSAFIILTSALAAAKLLDWIDIVYRRRPDASNKPIKGYLQLLKIFIFAVALILVVATLINRNPLILLSGLGAMAAVLMLVFQDTLLSVVASMQIGSNDMVRIGDWIEMPSQDADGYVIEIALHTVKVQNWDKTITTLPIRKLITDAFKNWRGMFESGGRRIKRSLYLDQRSVRFLDDAEIKRLEEFVLLDDYLERKRRELAEWNADLEKQGAKPINERRVTNLGTFRAYVEHYLRSNANINQDMMLLVRQLQPGATGLPLEIYCFTSDVRWVEHEKVQADIFDHLLAILPVFDLRVFQQCSDTSGLVLPSPALLNDTRKTD
- a CDS encoding IS1380 family transposase, which translates into the protein MTKCNVSIPVFQGPKSRKIEFNFAGGDISSDGGLLFVKEFDRKLGLTRRAGKLLDSFDIRQPGKVEHSYLSMLRQRVFGLVAGHEDLNDHHELRTDPLIQTVAGRDRQLATPSTLCRFENGIDRRACVDLSRLFVEFFIESFSTPPRELILDFDATDDLTYGMQENRFFHGYYDHYCFLPLYVFCGDQLLVAYLRPSKIDAAKHAWAILSLLVKRFRQKWPKVKIIFRGDSGFCRQKMLNWCDKNEVKYIVGLAKNPRLLELSKDLQVKAEALYNETHEKAKLFTQFEYAAGTWKYPRRVIAKAEFNSPGPNNRFIVTNLDDDGQYLYEKVYCARGEMENRIKEQQLDLFADRTSCHDFAANQFRLLLSSLAYILMERFRALLLTGTQFAEATCGSIRLYLVKIGAIIRRNTRKIYVALSSACPNQELLRLIAAKIIAWE
- the cdaA gene encoding diadenylate cyclase CdaA; amino-acid sequence: MSYEEIGNYFNQGWAYLGPALEVFIIFYIIYVTLHYLRGTRGSNVLAGIVVVLLLLTILSDWAKFEVINYLLNGVWSLLAVALIVIFQPELRRAFAQVGSYAFLKRSRKKETITELVAAVLNMSRRRTGAIIVIERKIGMRSIVEDAVKLDIKLNALIIESIFYPNSPLHDGAVIIRNDRIVAARAILPLSRDDNISRTMGTRHRAAIGITEETDAVVVVVSEETGNISIACRGVIHRDITADNLQKRLNDLLILQNKESFADLLNSMEDEEKLEAPAAGTENSDDVQQ
- a CDS encoding RNA ligase RtcB family protein translates to MDISEPFRLFCSDKIWLEGDAVEQFRRIMRFPNLLAGAAFPDLHPGRGVPVGAAFLFEKRIVPALIGGDIGCGMTLWALDLPPRKLKIDRLIRSLTDEPEAKLRQTAGELLRNRESSVPDPRHLLGTIGHGNHFVELLAVDDIRDAVRWKALNLPDNGLLLLVHAGSRGYGETLWTEFAAVHGDGGVEAASPAGRAYLEAHDRLRLWASFNRRLLAAVFLALLGCGGREILDNTHNSITECGPDRWLHRKGAAEVRPGEPVLIAGSRGAHSFLVMPKAAPETHLFSLAHGAGRKWTRQHARARLKARYEHQALLKTGIGSRVVCPDRELLYEEAPEAYKNIDRVIEDLTAFGLIDVVAALRPVLNCKP
- a CDS encoding YbbR-like domain-containing protein; protein product: MYNSDNNRGPWRYVPEIIRRDFIRKVIAFSFALLLYFTIATRIGTEEKISNVPVTLDIPAGLINLDKAPQRVTVTVKGSKKALAEVNVSALKVKAQVLASNYTGVPYVIRLTPDNVKAPFGTSVVGIDPKDIVVNLEPLESRKVPVVARFDSQDYLEKDYSVGQVKFMPGEVWIRGPKSLVDNIDSVSTQPIPLDRRIIDSFEYSTEAVVPEGVNVSPTKISAEVEIVKLFTNRVFKSIPLRVLYPSGSEAKMKVELLTAPSVEVTLNGPKGLIGSLKPEVIRPYIDLNNLSDPGTYTLDVACYLNNAPDCSIVSIYPPKVQVKLTREP
- the folP gene encoding dihydropteroate synthase, producing MIELRLPHGSLVKSGNRPLLMGIVNVTPDSFSDGGCFDGPKRGLDHALALLDDGADLIDIGGESTRPGSAAVPDDEECRRVVPVVEALRRARPGCIISVDTRKAAVAAAALEAGCDIINDVSGLAYAPEIAGLAAASGAGLVLMHSPATPDVMQQPQFLQYGDVVETVKSFLLAAAGQAREAGVPAGRIILDVGIGFGKTLEQNLTLLRRLEEFGSLGYPLLVGHSRKRFIGELLRQSDPRQRDIGTVGISLKLMERNCDILRVHAVKLHREAMTAYAAG
- the prfH gene encoding peptide chain release factor H, whose product is MKRMILQISAGQGPAECRKFVVLLAELIGRDALRCGLTCLSLTEEFGSAAALPSVAFQLEGANLDAFRRAWEGTVQWIWKSTLRPEHSRKNWFVKVSCREGDSAVEFDLAAVKIDTFRASGPGGQHVNRTDSAVRVTHLPTGIVAVAREERSQLRNRQLALARLAERLQALEAVEEAAGKSALRREHLRLERGRPRRIFRGLPPREF